Sequence from the Pirellulales bacterium genome:
GCAGGTCGTCGATCAGCTTGAGTGTCTTGGATACACAAATCAACTCGGTTTATTGAACGCGATGCACTTTGGGGTTCCTCAGAATCGTGCTCGTTTCTTCCTCGTTGGATCGCGTCACGGCGTGAAGTTCAAAATGCCCACTCTCAGCCACAACAAACCATTAACCGTTCGGGACGCGATTGATGATCTGCCACGCCTAGAAAACGGCGCAACTATTTCCCGGCAGCCGTATCGTCGCTCTCCTTCTTCGCAGTACGCTAAGCAACTGCGTCAGCGTCTAAAAACGTCCTCTAATCACCTTGTCAGCAATAATGCGCCGGTGGTCATCAAGCGGTATGAGCATATTCCGCCAGGCGGCAACTGGGAATCCATCCCCGCTCGCCTGATGCGCAATTATAGGGACCGATCGCGGTGCCACACCGGCATCTACTATCGCTTGAAGCCCGACGAACCATCTGTAGTCATTGGTAATTACCGAAAAAACATGTTAATTCATCCTGCTCAACACCGTGGACTCTCGGTTCGTGAAGCGGCTCGCATA
This genomic interval carries:
- a CDS encoding DNA cytosine methyltransferase, with protein sequence MGRKSLEIIGIDLFAGAGGMSLGARLAGVKVALAVELDQYAAQTYSANHKCTKVVNCDIRKLTAPTIREFLDAKSQTVVFGGPPCQGFSYSNQRTRSPDNPENWLFLEFLRVVRVVKPDWVVFENVKGIVDTANGVFLEQVVDQLECLGYTNQLGLLNAMHFGVPQNRARFFLVGSRHGVKFKMPTLSHNKPLTVRDAIDDLPRLENGATISRQPYRRSPSSQYAKQLRQRLKTSSNHLVSNNAPVVIKRYEHIPPGGNWESIPARLMRNYRDRSRCHTGIYYRLKPDEPSVVIGNYRKNMLIHPAQHRGLSVREAARIQSFPDSYEFHGSIGFQQQQVGNAVPPLLARAVFSSLLAHER